One stretch of Rosistilla oblonga DNA includes these proteins:
- the nusB gene encoding transcription antitermination factor NusB has product MATRRRAREVTLQLLYEYDFGTERSRSDRDQFIETRMRNHPALSDFARSLLGGVMNNRGQIDSLLARHSSNWSISRMAVIDRNILRLGIYEIVFGKTPGRVAINEAIEIAKRYGDRKSRGFVNGILDRILSESKQAAR; this is encoded by the coding sequence ATGGCAACTCGTCGGCGAGCGCGTGAAGTCACGTTACAGCTCTTATATGAATACGATTTCGGAACCGAGCGTTCGCGCAGCGATCGCGATCAGTTCATCGAAACGCGGATGCGGAATCACCCAGCTCTGTCGGACTTCGCTCGCTCGCTGCTGGGCGGAGTCATGAATAATCGCGGACAAATCGATTCGCTCCTCGCCAGACACTCGTCCAATTGGTCGATCAGCCGGATGGCAGTCATCGACCGCAATATCTTGCGATTGGGGATCTACGAAATCGTCTTCGGCAAAACCCCCGGGCGAGTCGCGATCAACGAAGCGATCGAAATAGCCAAGCGGTACGGCGATCGCAAGAGTCGCGGTTTCGTCAACGGAATCCTCGATCGAATTCTCAGCGAAAGCAAACAGGCGGCCCGGTAG
- a CDS encoding redoxin domain-containing protein, with translation MFTRHLAPALAGLFAIAASSLSAQEPAKVSPEAAPVLSAFVDQIKAAKAVTAVFKTSEQVFSEGQVVFETKTDYSAASALPNKFALRVDSEELNVDIISDGKMLNMLVTPDAYISKDSPATLADLIVEPGMPGGPIIDALLAMTIPSESARESLLTDVTSVELVKPEGDAKPAGKTLQLNRADDSFVQLTITDGKQPKLAGMLIDMTELIKRANPQVQKTPGFKFVVNVVVEKWEWAEGGPDTFKFEAPKDAKAFASVEALVESMEGGPHPLVGKPAPDFEAPLMDDSTLKLSKHLGKDVVILDFWATWCGPCRLAMPVIAEVAEEFKDKGVVLYAINNAESKAEIEAFLKQSKLAITVARDEDSSIAMTYQVTGFPMTVMIGKSGKVENVHLGFQSLENLREQLTTELSVLSKGESLVESKE, from the coding sequence ATGTTTACTCGCCACCTGGCCCCGGCCCTCGCAGGCTTGTTTGCCATTGCCGCCAGCTCGCTCAGCGCGCAGGAACCGGCCAAGGTCTCGCCCGAGGCAGCCCCTGTACTGTCCGCGTTTGTCGATCAGATCAAAGCGGCCAAAGCGGTCACCGCCGTATTTAAGACCAGCGAACAAGTTTTCTCCGAAGGCCAAGTTGTCTTCGAAACCAAGACCGATTACTCCGCCGCATCGGCACTCCCTAACAAGTTCGCTCTCCGGGTCGACAGCGAAGAACTGAACGTCGACATCATTTCCGACGGCAAGATGTTGAACATGTTGGTCACCCCCGACGCCTACATCTCCAAAGACAGCCCCGCCACGTTGGCCGATCTGATCGTCGAACCCGGCATGCCCGGCGGACCGATCATCGACGCTCTGTTGGCGATGACGATCCCCAGCGAATCGGCTCGCGAAAGCCTGTTGACCGACGTCACCAGCGTCGAATTGGTCAAACCCGAAGGGGACGCCAAACCAGCTGGCAAGACGTTGCAGCTGAATCGCGCCGACGACAGCTTTGTCCAATTGACGATCACCGACGGCAAGCAACCCAAACTGGCCGGGATGCTGATCGACATGACTGAACTTATCAAGCGAGCCAACCCGCAGGTCCAGAAGACTCCTGGGTTTAAGTTCGTCGTCAACGTCGTCGTTGAAAAGTGGGAATGGGCCGAAGGCGGTCCGGACACCTTCAAATTCGAAGCTCCTAAAGATGCCAAGGCCTTCGCTTCGGTCGAAGCTTTGGTCGAATCGATGGAAGGCGGACCGCACCCGTTGGTCGGCAAACCCGCTCCTGATTTCGAAGCCCCGCTGATGGACGATTCGACCCTGAAGCTGTCCAAGCACCTCGGCAAAGACGTCGTGATCCTCGACTTCTGGGCAACCTGGTGTGGCCCGTGCCGATTGGCGATGCCAGTGATCGCGGAAGTCGCCGAGGAGTTCAAAGACAAAGGCGTCGTTTTGTACGCGATCAACAACGCCGAATCGAAGGCGGAGATCGAAGCCTTCTTGAAGCAGTCGAAGCTGGCGATCACCGTCGCTCGCGACGAGGATTCATCGATTGCGATGACCTACCAAGTCACCGGGTTTCCGATGACCGTGATGATTGGCAAGTCGGGCAAAGTTGAAAACGTTCACCTCGGCTTCCAGTCGCTGGAGAATCTCCGCGAGCAATTGACGACCGAACTGTCGGTCCTCTCCAAGGGCGAAAGCTTGGTCGAGAGCAAAGAATAA
- a CDS encoding O-antigen ligase family protein, protein MEFLGLLFALAAGVWGIYLAHRVSLQMLVLAVLIIGTVFGPNFFAINGPIQFSIDRILWFAMLGLFVVRCLRDGTRPIEMNRMDWLIVAFVGWLLLSLMTTDAPRSGTEPLARWIFYAFLPLGTYFVARFSRLSRRELRIVQRTFIGLGIYLGLTALAEKAELKAVIFPRFIIDPEFVEFLGRGRGPLLNPTGNGFLLSIAFAAMLLAFQQRNRIAKFGYGFAMLAAAGGVYATLTRSVWIAAAAAVSLSQMNRISRGLRIWAVASAIVLAAVIAIGFGDKILHLKRDKNLSASAAAESIELRPMLAIIAWEIFKDHPLCGVGYGHYFDFNQEYAQAPQWEMPLRKATPYHQHNVLLSYLVDSGLIGAGLFTILVICWGFTGWQIARSSSACPEAQNIGLLMLATVSSYLLNGMFQDVSIIPMLNMYLFYVAGLTVSVDTVDGRLPQRNLAQQRPAAILRQPATSR, encoded by the coding sequence GTGGAATTCTTAGGATTACTGTTTGCATTAGCCGCAGGAGTGTGGGGTATCTACCTTGCGCACCGCGTCTCGCTGCAAATGCTGGTCCTGGCTGTTTTGATCATCGGAACGGTCTTCGGCCCCAACTTCTTTGCGATCAACGGCCCGATCCAATTCAGCATCGACCGCATCCTGTGGTTTGCCATGCTGGGACTGTTTGTGGTTCGCTGCCTCCGCGACGGCACCCGGCCGATCGAAATGAACCGGATGGATTGGTTGATCGTCGCCTTCGTCGGCTGGCTTCTGCTGAGCCTGATGACAACCGACGCGCCCCGATCGGGGACCGAACCACTCGCTCGCTGGATCTTCTACGCCTTCCTGCCGCTGGGGACCTATTTCGTCGCCCGGTTCTCACGCCTGTCGCGACGCGAACTGCGCATCGTGCAGCGGACCTTCATCGGGCTGGGGATCTATCTGGGGCTGACCGCGCTAGCCGAAAAAGCGGAATTGAAGGCGGTGATCTTCCCTCGCTTTATCATCGATCCCGAATTCGTCGAATTTCTGGGGCGTGGACGCGGGCCGCTGCTGAACCCAACCGGCAATGGATTCCTGTTGTCGATTGCGTTCGCCGCGATGTTGTTGGCGTTTCAGCAACGGAACCGTATCGCCAAGTTCGGGTATGGGTTTGCGATGCTGGCAGCCGCCGGCGGCGTCTATGCGACGCTCACCCGTAGCGTTTGGATCGCCGCAGCCGCTGCGGTTTCGCTGTCGCAGATGAATCGGATCTCCCGGGGGCTACGAATCTGGGCGGTCGCGTCGGCGATCGTCTTGGCGGCAGTCATCGCGATCGGCTTTGGCGACAAGATCCTCCATCTCAAACGCGACAAAAATCTGTCGGCCAGCGCTGCGGCGGAATCGATCGAATTGCGACCGATGCTGGCGATCATCGCTTGGGAAATTTTCAAAGACCATCCGCTGTGCGGCGTCGGGTACGGGCACTATTTCGATTTCAACCAAGAGTACGCGCAGGCCCCTCAGTGGGAGATGCCGCTCCGCAAAGCAACGCCCTACCATCAGCACAACGTCCTGCTGTCGTACCTGGTCGACAGCGGCCTGATCGGCGCAGGTCTGTTCACCATCCTGGTCATCTGCTGGGGATTTACCGGCTGGCAGATCGCCCGCAGTTCGTCGGCCTGTCCCGAGGCACAAAACATCGGCCTGCTGATGCTGGCGACCGTCAGCAGCTATCTGCTCAACGGCATGTTTCAGGATGTGTCGATCATCCCGATGCTGAATATGTATCTTTTTTATGTCGCCGGACTGACAGTGTCGGTCGACACCGTCGACGGCCGCTTGCCCCAGCGGAACTTGGCTCAACAGCGTCCGGCTGCGATTCTTCGCCAACCGGCGACCAGCCGATAA